A genomic region of Oryza glaberrima chromosome 1, OglaRS2, whole genome shotgun sequence contains the following coding sequences:
- the LOC127782593 gene encoding protein indeterminate-domain 7-like has product MFHHHLQQQQQQEEEEGGGLFLVEEAAEAADQQQESSMSNLTSSASTAPPPPPPSSGNNGNNSNKRKRSLPGNPDPEAEVVALSPATLMATNRFVCEICGKGFQRDQNLQLHRRGHNLPWKLKQRGSKEAVRKKVYICPEASCVHHDPSRALGDLTGIKKHFFRKHGEKKWKCDKCSKKYAVHSDWKAHSKICGTREYKCDCGTIFSRRDSFITHRAFCDALTEESAKAIGGIPAAAMAAPGHHHHHHHQLLFSPPPVMAHHQELAALQEQQQQQHHQDVMQSPHQHQQQQLVQQNCGYAVKPEMAPWPTTMPYDHHHPLLQPLCNANAAATAQSSATSAPPTTPQLPAAAAAAAHLSATALLQKAAQMGATIGGAGTGAAGAHYAHMASPAGAGAPAGGSATFGLGLSCLNTHQDGGGGGGNGLIPAGMMGHLARTASHGRSGEDVAGAGGGGGDGMTRDFLGLRAFSHRDILLAGFDSSCMGHVNAAAGMAGYEPPPPHHGQPQHQHQQQQQQQQGGSNEPWHGMGSHS; this is encoded by the exons ATGTTTCATCACCatcttcagcagcagcagcagcaggaggaggaggagggaggaggattgTTCTTGGTGGAAGAGGCCGCCGAGGCAGCAGATCAGCAGCAGGAGAGCAGCATGTCCAACCtgacctcctccgcctccaccgcgccgccgccgccgccgccatcctccggCAACAACGGCAACAACAGCAACAAGAGGAAGCGCAGCCTCCCGGGCAACCCAG AcccggaggcggaggtggtggcgctgtcgccggcgacgctgaTGGCGACGAACAGGTTCGTGTGCGAGATCTGCGGGAAGGGGTTCCAGAGGGACCAGAACCTGCAGCTGCACCGGCGGGGGCACAACCTGCCGTGGAAGCTGAAGCAGCGGGGGAGCAAGGAGGCGGTGAGGAAGAAGGTGTACATCTGCCCGGAGGCCAGCTGCGTCCACCACGACCCCTCCCGCGCCCTCGGCGACCTCACCGGCATCAAGAAGCACTTCTTCCGCAAGCACGGCGAGAAGAAGTGGAAGTGCGACAAGTGCTCCAAGAAGTACGCCGTCCACTCCGACTGGAAGGCCCACTCCAAGATCTGCGGCACCCGCGAGTACAAGTGCGATTGCGGCACCATCTTCTCCag GCGTGACAGCTTCATCACGCACCGGGCGTTCTGCGACGCGCTCACCGAGGAGAGCGCCAAGGCCATCGGCggcatccccgccgccgccatggccgcgccggggcaccaccaccaccaccaccaccagctgctcttctcgccgccgccggtcatGGCGCACCACCAGGAGCTCGCCGCgctgcaggagcagcagcagcagcagcatcaccaGGATGTCATGCAGTCGCCGcaccagcatcagcagcagcagctggtgcAGCAGAACTGCGGGTACGCCGTGAAGCCGGAGATGGCGCCGTGGCCGACGACGATGCCctacgaccaccaccacccgctgcTGCAGCCGCTCTGcaacgccaacgccgccgccacggcgcagAGCTCGGCCACGTCCGCGCCACCGACGACGCCgcagctgcccgccgccgccgccgccgccgcgcacctgTCCGCCACGGCGCTGCTGCAGAAGGCGGCGCAGATGGGCGCGACCATCGGCGGCGCGGGCACCGGCGCCGCGGGCGCTCACTACGCCCACATGGCGTCcccggcgggcgcgggcgcgccggccggcggcagcgccaccTTCGGCCTCGGCCTGTCGTGCCTCAACACCCaccaggacggcggcggcggcggaggcaacgGCCTCATCCCGGCCGGGATGATGGGCCACCTCGCAAGAACCGCCTCCCACGGCCGGAGCGGCGAGGACgtagccggcgccggcggcggtggcggcgacggcatgACGAGGGACTTCCTCGGCCTCCGCGCCTTCTCCCACCGCGacatcctcctcgccggcttcgACTCGTCGTGCATGGGCCACgtgaacgccgccgccggcatggcCGGCTAcgagccaccaccaccgcaccaTGGACAGCcacagcaccagcaccagcagcagcagcagcaacagcaaggcGGCAGCAACGAGCCATGGCATGGCATGGGCAGCcatagctaa